A part of Arachis hypogaea cultivar Tifrunner chromosome 12, arahy.Tifrunner.gnm2.J5K5, whole genome shotgun sequence genomic DNA contains:
- the LOC112728180 gene encoding protein ROOT PRIMORDIUM DEFECTIVE 1-like → MGIHIMKILIKQKHSFGFSISIRSKTTSAQYVASRVRDPTFEKLMDKYKSLFKVIAIQDLILANPRNPSVSIDFLSRLSQKLHLNRGATSFLRKFPHIFQIYYDPSKLQPFCRLTDAALDVSKQEEKAINASLPMVVDRLVRILSMSASKTVPLRAIFKVWRELGLPDNFEDSVISANPSVFKLCDAHEPNTHLLKLVEGVPRNGFRAAIEDWRVVECCKEDCNVRTELRYSFKHGYPPGMKLGKNFKAKVKEWQTLPYVGPYEVVVGEKKKSKAALMAMEKRAVSIVHEFLSLTVEKMVEVEKISQFRKWFGIDFNIRDLFLDHPGIFYLSTKGKRHTVFLREAYERGCLIEPNPVYVARRRLLDLVAMGRRGRSSINSNLQDESSSNDDDDIGEEEKQQRHGSLSS, encoded by the coding sequence ATGGGAATCCACATTATGAAAATTTTGATCAAACAGAAGCACTCATTTGGTTTCTCAATCTCCATTCGATCAAAAACTACGTCGGCTCAGTATGTTGCCTCGAGAGTTCGAGACCCTACATTTGAGAAGCTCATGGACAAGTACAAGAGCCTCTTCAAAGTCATTGCCATTCAAGATCTCATCCTCGCAAACCCTAGGAATCCGTCCGTGTCCATTGACTTCCTCTCCAGGCTCTCCCAGAAACTCCATCTCAACCGCGGTGCCACTTCCTTCCTCCGCAAGTTTCCTCACATCTTCCAAATTTATTATGACCCCTCCAAGTTGCAGCCTTTTTGCAGGCTCACAGATGCTGCTCTTGATGTTTCCAAGCAGGAAGAGAAGGCCATTAATGCTTCTTTGCCAATGGTGGTTGATCGATTGGTTCGGATATTGTCCATGTCTGCGTCCAAAACGGTTCCTCTTCGCGCGATTTTCAAGGTCTGGAGGGAGCTTGGGCTGCCTGATAATTTCGAGGACTCAGTTATATCTGCAAATCCTAGTGTTTTCAAGCTGTGTGATGCTCATGAACCTAACACTCATTTGTTGAAGCTGGTTGAAGGTGTTCCTCGAAATGGTTTTAGAGCAGCCATTGAGGATTGGAGGGTTGTTGAGTGCTGCAAGGAGGATTGCAATGTAAGGACAGAATTGCGGTACAGTTTCAAGCACGGGTATCCTCCAGGGATGAAACTAGGCAAGAATTTCAAGGCCAAGGTGAAAGAATGGCAGACTTTGCCATATGTTGGGCCTTATGAGGTGGTCGTGGGGGAGAAAAAGAAGTCTAAGGCAGCATTGATGGCCATGGAGAAACGAGCAGTGTCAATTGTTCACGAGTTCCTAAGTTTAACTGTGGAGAAGATGGTAGAAGTTGAAAAGATCAGCCAATTCAGAAAATGGTTTGGGATTGACTTCAACATAAGGGACCTGTTCTTGGATCATCCCGGGATCTTCTATCTATCAACAAAGGGGAAACGGCATACCGTTTTCTTGAGGGAAGCTTATGAACGAGGTTGTTTAATTGAACCAAATCCTGTATATGTTGCAAGGAGAAGGCTTCTTGATCTTGTTGCTATGGGACGTCGTGGTCGTTCTTCTATTAATTCGAATTTGCAGGATGAAAGCAGCAGCAACGACGATGACGACATTGGAGAAGAGGAAAAACAGCAAAGGCATGGCTCATTATCTTCTTGA